AGAGCGGCCGCGATGCGCTGGGCGATCACGTGGGCGGTGTGGCCGTCCGGGGTCGTGGGGCCCTGCGTGGTCGAGACCGCGACGGCCAGGCGCTCGGACGGCAGGTACGCCATGGAGGCGGAGTAGCCGAAGAAGAGAGGGTGCTGGGCGATCCAGTCGCCCAGGACGACCACGCCCATGCCGTAGTGGGTGGCTTCGGTGTTCGCGAGGCAGACGGTCGCCGGGCACTCGCGGGTGGCGTGGCCGAGGCCGACCGTCCCCGGGTTCAGGAGCTGCCGGTACGAGGACGGGGAGAGCAGCTCGCCCGAGCCGAGGCCGGAGGCCGAGCGGGCCAGGTCGCAGATGTCGGTGGTCTGGACGGCGCCGGGGGCGGTGGTCCACGAGGGGTTCCAGAAGGTGGACTCCTCGTAGGTCCCCCGGTCGGCGGTGAAGGCGTGCAGGACGGGTTCCGGGATGTCGGCCGTGAAGCTGTTACGGGTCTCGCGGAGCCCGAGCGGACCGGTGACCAGCTGCCGGAGGAGGACGTCCAGACGGGTCCCGGTGATCTTCTCCAGCGCGGCGCCGAGCAGGACGAAGTTGGCGTGCGAGTAGTTCCAGTTCGTGCCCGGCTCGTACCAGAGCCGCTCGTCGGTCGAGAGTGCCACCACCTCCTTCGCCGTCCACTGGCGGAAGGGGTCGGCGGTGACGGCCTGCTGGAACGCGGGGAGGCGGACGTAGTCGACGAGACCGGTGGTGGACGCGGCCAGCATGCGCAGGGTGATCTTCTCGCCGCCCGGCAGGTCGGGCAGCCAGGGTGCGACGGGGTCGTCGAGACCGACCGCGCCCTGGTCGACGAGGCGCAGGAGTGCGGTTCCCATGTAGCTGATGGCCACGTTGCCGTTGCGGAAGTGCATGGCGGGGTCGGCCGGGACGCCCGTCATCGACTCGCCGAGAGCGGTGGTGACGACCTCGCGGCCGTCGACGGTGACCCGCAGGATCACCGATTCGAGGCCCATGTCGGCCGCGGCCCGCTCGGCGATCCGCCGGATGTCACGTGCCGTGCCGTGGTCGGGCAGCCGGGAGGCGGTGCACGGCCGACGGTGGCCGCTGTCGGCCGTCGGGGCACCGGTGGCGGTGACCGGTGCGCCGAGGGCGGTGACCGGTGCCCCGAGGGCGACGAGTGCGGTGAGCGACGCGAGGGCGGCGACGGCGGCACGGCGTGACCGCGCGGTGGAACGAGCAGGTGTCATGGCCGGAGTATCGGCCGGGAGCGTCCTGACGACGGCCCGTCGGCCGTCGACCCGCACGGACAGTCACCCGTCGAGTCGCACAGGCGCAGGCGCCGCGATCTGCGCAATACCCAGGGGGGTATTTGACTTCCTTGCCGGAGCCCCTTTACGGTCGAGCCCGAACATACCCCAGGGGGTATCGAAAGGATGGCCGTGTTCTTCACCCAGTACTACCTCGACTGCCTCTCCCAGGCGTCGTACATGGTCGGCGACGAGAAGACCGGCAGGGCGGTGGTCGTCGACCCGCGCCGGGACGTCTCCGAGTACGTCGCCGACGCCGCCGCGCACGGCCTCACCGTGGTCGGCGTCATCAACACGCACTTCCACGCCGACTTCGTGGCCGGCCACCTGGAGATGGCGGACGAGACCGGCGCCTGGATCGGCTACGGCCGGGGCGCCGAGACCGAGTACCCGATCCGCGAGCTCGCCGAGGGCGAGCGGATCTCCCTCGGCGACGTCACCCTGGAGATCCTGGAGACGCCCGGGCACACCCCGGAGTCGATCAGCGTCCTCGTGTACGAGCGCGCCGACGACGCCGTGCCGTACGGCGTGTTGACCGGCGACGCACTGTTCATCGGCGACGTCGGCCGTCCGGACCTCCTGGCCTCCGTCGGCGTGACGGCGGAGGAGCTGGGCGCGATGCTCCACGACAGCGTCCAGAACAAGCTGATGGGGCTGCCGGACGACGTACGGGTCTTCCCCGCGCACGGCGCCGGTTCCGCCTGCGGCAAGAACCTCTCGGCCGAGAAGCAGTCGACCATCGGCGAG
The sequence above is a segment of the Streptomyces sp. NBC_01255 genome. Coding sequences within it:
- a CDS encoding serine hydrolase domain-containing protein — encoded protein: MTPARSTARSRRAAVAALASLTALVALGAPVTALGAPVTATGAPTADSGHRRPCTASRLPDHGTARDIRRIAERAAADMGLESVILRVTVDGREVVTTALGESMTGVPADPAMHFRNGNVAISYMGTALLRLVDQGAVGLDDPVAPWLPDLPGGEKITLRMLAASTTGLVDYVRLPAFQQAVTADPFRQWTAKEVVALSTDERLWYEPGTNWNYSHANFVLLGAALEKITGTRLDVLLRQLVTGPLGLRETRNSFTADIPEPVLHAFTADRGTYEESTFWNPSWTTAPGAVQTTDICDLARSASGLGSGELLSPSSYRQLLNPGTVGLGHATRECPATVCLANTEATHYGMGVVVLGDWIAQHPLFFGYSASMAYLPSERLAVAVSTTQGPTTPDGHTAHVIAQRIAAALAPGHPIPDFG